Genomic DNA from Candidatus Koribacter versatilis Ellin345:
CCAGTGTTTGCCGTCGTCGGTGGAGCGGTGGATGAGTCCGTCGTCGGTGCCAATCCAAAGTAAGTTGGCATCGAGGGGCGACGGCGCGATCGAATAGATGACGCCTTTGCGCGGCGAATCGAGGCCGTACTTCGCGGTGATGGGATCCAGGTTTGCGGGAACGCCAGGATTGTCGCGCGTGAGATCGGGACTGATGGCGGCCCATGACTTGCCACCGTTGTCGCTGCGGAAAAGCACCTGGTGGCTGAAGTAAAGCTTGTGTGGATCGGCAGGCGAGAAGACGAGAGGCAACGTCCAGGTTTGACGCCACGTTCCTTCGCGGCCGAGCGTGGGCGAGACGTCCTGGTCCTGGGAGAGGTCAGCCTGGTACTTCGAGACCATGCCGCCGAAGACCGTGTTCGGATCGTTCGGATCGGGCGCAAGCATACCGCTTTCACCACCGACTTCCACGCCCTTCCAGTCGCGCTCAGTGATCGACGAATATTTGCTTCGGCTCTTCACGGCGATGGCGCCGCTATCTTGCTGCGCTCCGTAAATCCAGTAGGGATACGAATTGTCAGTCGCTACGCGATAGATTTGCGCGGTCGGCTGGTTGTACCAGGAACTCCATGTTTCGCCCGCATTGAGCGAAACAACGGTGCCCTGGTCGCTGGCAACGATCATGCGCTTCCCGTCTTCGGGGGCGATCCATAGGCCGTGGTAGTCGTCTCCGCCGGGCGCGCCTTTGAAGGAGACGAATGACTTGCCCCCATCGGTGGAGCGGTACATCGAAGTGTTTGAGATGTAGACGAGATCGGGGTTCTTGGGATCGACCGCGATCACGCCGAAGTACCAGCCGCGTCCCCAGATGCGGCGCTCGTTGTCGAGCAACTGCCATGTTGCACCGGCGTCGTCAGAGCGGTAGAGACCGCCCTGCTTCGCATCCACGATGGCATACACGCGATTGCGATCACTCGGCGCGATGGCGATGCCGATACGTCCGAGGCCTTCCGTCGGCAATCCGTTCGTGAGTTGGGACCAGTGCGCGCCGCCGTCGGTGGATTTGTACAAGCCGCTTCCTGGACCGTTCGAGGCGGGGTAAACATTCCATGGCGGACGACGGGTTTGCCACATCGCGGCGTAGATGGTTTGGCTGTCCTGCGGATCGAAGGCGAGGTCAATGGCGCCGGTGTCGTCATCTTTGAAGAGAATGGATTGCCAGTTCTGACCGCCGTCGGTGGACTTGAAAACGCCACGTTGTTTGTTCGCGCCGTAGGCATGGCCCAACGCGGCGACATACACGATGTTCGGATCTTTGGGATCAACGATCACGCGGCCGATTTGACGCGTGTCTTCAAGACCGATATGCGTCCAGGTCTTGCCGGCGTCGGCGGACTTGTACATACCGTTACCGTAGCTGATCTGCGAACGCATGTCGGCTTCGCCGCTGCCCACATAAATAACATCGGAATTCGATGGAGCGACGGCGATCGCGCCGATGGAGCCAACAGGCTGGGAGTCCATGATGGGCTTCCATGTCACACCAGCATCCGTCGTCTTCCATACACCGCCGCCGACAGAGCCGAAGTAGAACACTGCAGGATTCCCCGGAACGCCGGTTGCGGAATCGCAGCGTCCACCACGGAAAGGGCCGACGAATCGCCATTGCAACTGTGAGAAGAGCGCGGGATCTACCTGTGCCGGCAGTAAGAAAGAGCAGAAGAAAAGAAGAATCCCCACTGCGGCGCTTGAGCGGAGCGCCGAATACTTTCGATCCAAGACATCCTCCAATTGCATCGAGGATACAACAACAAGGTCGGCATCGTTGCGCGGGCGACGTCCATCCAATGAGAGCAAGAGAGGATAAATGACACTGAATCAAGAACTGCACAAGCAATTGCTCGCGTTATTGAAGGGTGGCAATGCGCACGCGACACTCGACGAAGCGGTGAAAGACTTCCCCGCTGACAAACATGGAGTGAAGCCGCAAGGAGTGCCCTACTCGGCATGGCAGTTGTTGGAACACATCCGCATTGCGCAGCACGACATATTGCGCTTCAGCAAGAACCACGACGGCTCCTACAAGTCGCCGAAATGGCCGGAGGGTTACTGGCCGGAATCGCCCGAACCCCCGAATGCCGGAGCTTGGGAGAAAACGATCAAACAGATCAAGGCCGACCAGAAAGAGTTTGAAGAGTTGCTTGGCGATACGAAGACGAAGCTCGATGAACCATTTCCATGGGGCGATGGCCAGAATTTGCTACGCCAAGCGCTGCTGATTGCCGACCACAACGCTTACCATCTTGGCGAGATCGTGGCCGTGAGGCGAATGCTCGGCGCGTGGCATGGCTAAGGTTGCCTGTCACCTAGGTGCCGTTTTGAGACCACCTCGCAGCAGTGAAGCTCCATCGAAACTGTTCGGAGGAGCGTATGAAATCACTCATCATTTCAGCAATTCTCGTGCTTGGCAGCACGGTAGCGATGGCACAGATGGCCTCGCCAGACCAGCGGCAGGCCGAGCACGAACAGGAACGCGCCAGCGGCATTCACGACCAGGTGGACGTGATCGCAGGCCCAACCGTGCAACAAGTGACGAACCGGTCAGCGGTGTTGACGTGGCAGACAAACAAAGTAGCCGCGACGCGCGTCAATTACGGACTTGATCCAAACAACCTGTATCAGCACGCGTATCTTCCGGGCGGTTCCACCGAACACCAGGTCGCGCTACGTAACCTGCGTCCGCACACAACGTATTACTTCCTGGTGGAAAACACCTATGGACAGAATCGGCTGACGGGGACGTTCACCACGCAATAGTTAGACGGGTAATTCTTCCTGCTGCCATCCCGGCTCGATGACACGCGGTTCGGACGCGAGATCGAGTATGAGGTTCTCAAGGATGAGCCGTTTGCTAGGCGGATTCGAGCGCACGGCAAGGTCGGCCTTGGCGACGAGCCGGATGGCGCGGGTAAGTTCGCGGCGTGACTTGAAGCGTCGCGCCTGTCGAATAATGTCTTCCGCGGCGAAAGGAGGCACGCGGAAACCCTGCCACAACACCTGCCATAGAGCGCGCGAATCTCGGACATTGCGTTCGCTGATCACCAGCATTTGACGGAAGGTCCGCGCCAGCATATAGAGGTGGCCGATCGCGGCCTCTTCGCCATCGCCGGTGGAGAGGATGGCGTCGAGGACTTGCAACGCTTTCACGCGATCGTGCTGCGAGATGGCGTCGGTCAGTTCGTAGAGCGAGCGCTGCTTGGCAGCGAGGACCATGGTCTCGACATCGCCGAGGGTGATGCGCTTCTTTTCTCCGACATACAGAACAAGCTTCTCGAGTTCATTGGCGAGCAGCATCATGTCGCCACCAAGAGAATCCACAAGTTCTCGGGCGGCATCCTGCTCGAGCTTTACGCCCTGGTTCTGCGCGATTTGGAGCGCCCACTTTGCTGCTTCGTTATCTTCCACGCGCGCGAATTCAATCAGGCTGCACCAATCGCCGAGGGTCTCACGAATCTTCTCGTAGCGTTCTTTGTCCTGGTAATCCATCTTGCGAACGTCGGCCGGAATACTGATGTGGTCGGCGACGAAGATGATGAGCGCGTCAGGATTCGGGTTCTTGAAATAGTCTTCGATGGCGGCGAATTCGTCGTCGTGCTTGCCGCGGCCGTAGAGGTTCTTGGTGCCGCGCACGAAGAAGACCTGGAATGGCGCCATGAGCGAAGGCGTACGGGCACGGTCGAGTACCTCGCCAATACCGGAGTCTGAAAGATCCATTTCGTACAGACTGAATTCGCGGACGTCGGGTGGAACGAGGTGCGTGAGGATGGCGTCACGACACTGCTTGCGGAAGAACGCTTCGTCGCCGATGAACACGTAGCCAGCCTTCAGCTTGCGCTGTTCGACTTCGCTGACAAACCGCTCGGTGGGCGCGAAGCTCTTCACTAAAACGCCTCCAAAATATTGCTGACGAGTGTACGCGAAAAATCGCTGGCCATACGGTGCAACGCGACCGTGTCTTCTTCAAAGAAACTTAACGGATCCGCGGAAAGCTGGTACTGATCGCGGAACGTGTAGTTGTTATTTTCGAAGAGTACCTTGCCGTGGCGGTCCACGAATTTCACGGATGCAGTGACGGTCACGAGAGCGGTGGTGGCGCGACCGGTCTGCGAATCGTAGGTGGCCGGAGTGCTTTCCGTCGTCAGCACCTTGCCGGTGATGGTGGCATCGACGTCGTCGCTGGGAGAGCTCACAATCCGATACTTCGTGCGGCTCGACATCTCGTGGATGACAGCGTTCGTGATGATCTGCTCGATGTGGTAAGTCTTGGTCTGGTTCTCGAAGATAGGAATCGAGATGGTCTTTACGTCAGGCGGAATACGTACCGCTTTCCCGGCCTCGTGATAGCCGCAACCGGTGCTAAGCACTACCGCAAGGGCGATCGCGATCAGCGAGACGCGGAAAGCTGTCACTGCACCTGGCCTCGTGGACGGCTGGCGGCCATCAGTTCCGCGCACTCGACGGCGGAGGTCGAAGAGACGCGCAGGTTGTCGGACGTCGCCCAAATCCAGAAACCACTCTCCTTCAGCGGATCGCGCCGCACATTCACCAGCACTTGTTCCTGTCCCGCCGCGCTCACGTTGTTGGGCGCTTCGGTCTCGGTTGCGAGCGTCACGTGCTCACCGCTTAGCGCCTCGCGCAATTGGTCGAGCGTCGCGCCATCCGCCAATTCAATGTAAAGCGAAAAGCCGTGGCCGTGGAAGGTGGGCGTCTGCAACAGCATCAACGAAGGTACGGGGGCAGCGTTGCCGACAATCGCCTTAAAGTGGCGCAGAATGCGCTGTTCTGATTCGGCCAGCGAATGCACCGATCCTGCCCCGAAGCGGTCCACCATGTTGAACGCGACTTGCGTGCCGAAAATCGTCATAGGAAGTTGCTGGAAGCTGAGCAAATTGATGGTCTGTTCGTGGAGTTCATCCATGCCGCGCTTCCCGCGTTCAGAGGCAGGCTCGAAGACAGTCGCAATCGCGTTGCGAATGGCGCCGGCCTTCTTTGCGCGGACAAGCAGCAATGCGAGCACCACCGCTGCGGGATGGGCGACCACCACGGGATGTGTGGTGAGGCTCAGTTCCGCCGTGCCGAGTTCGTGCTCGATCCAAGGAGATCGCAGCTGCACACCGGGCTCGTTCTCGAGGGCATAAGAGAGATCGATAATCTCGCTGCCGGACTGCTTGGACTGCTTCCACGTCTTCTGCGTGAACTCGGGATCGCTCGCGAAGAAAGCGAAGTCAACGTTCGCGAGATGCTCGGGGACAAGACTCTGGATGAAGGTGGCTTCATCGCCAACCTGTTCAAGCTGGCCAAGGGACTCTTCGTCATCGAGCAGACGAACGTCCTGCGCTGGGAAATTGCGCTCGCTGAGGACCTCTTTAATTTCACGGCCCTTAAGGGTGGCAGCGCCGACAATGGCAACTCGAAACAGCATGCCCCAATTCGTATTTTCGTTTTTAGTTTTAGTCATTCTTTGAGTGTTCTCAGTCGGCGTGTACAACCTGGTCGGGAGACGGCGGCGGCATTTGCGATCCGCGGCGGAAGCCATAGAAGAGCCGCGAGAAAATGCCCCAGAACATATACGTGATGGAAATGACGAACAGCGTCCAATCGGAGAACAAGATGATCATCGCAACCAGTGCGCACAGCACAACAATGAGTCGCGCCGAGTGACGCTGGCGGAAATCCACGCCCTTGAAACTCGGGAAGCGCCAGCGGCTGACCATGAGGAATCCGAGCGTAAGAACGAAGAACGCCCAGATTAGCGCCATCCACCAGGACGCGATGGGATAGCCGTGCGCAAAGTGAACCACGGACGCGATGACGCCCGCACCGCCAGGTATCGGCATACCGACAAAGTATTTCTTTCCTGGCCTGCCCGGGTTTGATGGCTGCGGATTCAATTGGATGTTGAAGCGTGCGAGACGGCAAGCGCCAGCGGCGAGGAACAGGAAGGTCACCACGGCGCCGAAGCGCATGAGCTTCCCTTGCAGAACCGTGTTGGCCATCGCCATGGCGTGGAAGCCCCACAGCCACGCGAGGATCGCGGGCGCCATGCCGAAGGTGATTACGTCGGCAAGCGAATCGAGTTCGCGGCCAAAATCGCTGGTGGTGTTGGTCATGCGCGCCACGCGGCCGTCGAGGCCGTCGAAGACGATCGCGAAGCCAATCGCGAGCGCAGCGAGATCGTAGTGCCGCGGATCACCCTGGTTGTTGGCAGCTTGAATCGCCTGGGAGATGGCGTAATAGCCCGCCGCGATGTTCACCGCGGTGAAGAGCGAAGGAAGGATGTACAGGCCCTTACGCAGCCGGCGTTGTCGGCCAGGATCGTCATCTTTACGACGCATTGGCGTTAACGTCCCTAATTTCAACGTGCTCCTCCGCGTTCCGTGCCGCTCAGCACCGGCGCATTACCGTGTGCCACTCGTGCAACTGCGAGGATAGTCGAGCCGCCGGCAACATGGTCTCCAATCTTCACCGAGACGTCGGATTCAGATGTGAAAATCACGTCAACTCGCGAACCGAACTTTATCAATCCGACACGCTCTCCGCGACCAACCACGTCCCCGACCTTCTTCGTAAATACGATGCGACGGGCCAGCAGTCCGGCAATCTGCTTGAAGATCACCGTCTGCCCTTCACCTTCCACGGTCACAATGTTCTGTTCGTTGGCGTCGGCGGAAATCGCGCCCATGGCGTTGCCGAACTTGCCCTTCTGGTAGCGCACTTCGCGGATGGTTCCGGCAATGGGCGAGCGATTTACGTGCACGTTAAAGATGTTGAGGAATACGCTGATACGGGTCCGGGGCTCGCCGTTTACATCCACCGTAACGATGTCCGTGACCTTGCCGTCGCCCGGTGAAACGATCGCGCCGACCGTCTGCGGGATCTGGCGCTCCGGATCGCGAAAGAACCAGCCAAAGAAGAATGCCAACAGCAGGGGAATGATCGCCAGCGGCCAGATGGTGAAATAGCCCACCAAAATCGCAACCGCGACGAAGGCGACCACGTAATAGATTCCGTCACGAACCATAGAGTATCTGAACGATTATAGAGCCTCGAAGTTGGCACCCGGCACGGAAAGTAGCTCAATGAAAAGAGAAAGCCTCCGCAGGCGACACGACACACGTGAGGCATTGCGGAGGCCGGGTTCTCTGTATCCGCTCGCGGTCCGGATCGACGCCTATCCGGGCGCGAAAAGGCTAAACGTAGCTAGGCTACGTGATGCTGCTCCTTGTATTGGAGCTCGAGTTTCTCCATCTCATCCTTCAAGCGCAGCTTTAACTTTTTCAGGCGCACTTCCTCGACCTTTTCGTCTTCCGAAAGATAGCGCTTGGATGTCAGGCTATCGAGGCGCTGTGCGTATTGAGTGTGTTCGTGGGAGAGACGGCGAAACTCATCGTTGTGTGCGAGAAGCTGTTCGCGGACTGCAGAAGCCATCCGGCAAACCTCCAATTCAATCGCCTCGCGTCCGAAGGCCCGGAGATCCCGGGTTGGATTTGAGGCGATTCAGACGGTAGCACACGACCTGCTCTCATTCAACGGATTTTCATACTGATTGCCGTTAACTTTTTCTCAAACAGGAGGGCATCCTCTTGCGGATTACTGTAGTAATTCCTGCGACTCCCGACCTGTTCAAAACCTAGTACTTCGTACAGGTGCTGGGCAGGAAGATTGGAAGCGCGGACCTCCAGAAAGATGCGAGTTCCTACGGCGGCTTCGGCAATGGAGACGAGTCGCTGTACGAGATCCCTGCCAATGCCCTGGCGCTTTGCGGAAAGTGCAACGGCAACGTTCTCCAGTTCCCACTCGTCCGCAACTTGGTGGCCAACAATGAATCCGAGGACTTCCCCCCCGCGCTCGGCGATGAAGGCAACCCGGTGCGCGTCGAGATCGGTCCAGAGACGCTGGTAAGCATCCTCGCTCCAGTGCGCGGCGCTTTCATTCGCGCGCTCGATTTGAAGGATGGCCGGCAGGTCGAACGGAACCGACTGACGGATTGAGAACTCGCTCATAGGTTCGTCGCGGAGAAGATTTCAGCGTCAGAGCGACGGATGTAGTTGGCGTCCAGGTCGTCGGGACGCACCGTCACACCGCGGTCGAGTTGGGCGAAGGCGAGCGCGGCGGCGAGTTCGACGCCGGGAGCCGGGATATCCTGGACATCGAGCCTGGCTTCACGCGCGAAGCTCGCGATTTTCTCGTCGGCAACGATCATTGGCGCTCGGAGTTCTCGGACGCGGTCGCCGAGTTCGGATTGTTTAACGAGCAGCTCGGCGAGGGTGCGAATTTCAAGCTTTGGATGAATTTCGCAATGGCCCAGAAAAATTTCGCTACGACCGGCATCCATCGCCGCGACCACAGAACCGCTTTCACGTTGCGATGCGGCGGCGATGAGTTCGAGTGTGGAAAGCGCGGTGAGAGGCTTGTTCAGAGCCTCGGCGAACCCCTTAGCAGCCGCGAGACCCACCCGGAGCCCTGTGAACGATCCCGGCCCGGCGACGACCGCGAAAGCATGCATATCCGACTTCTTCAACGCGGCGCGATCCAGCATCGCAGCAAACTTCGGTATCAGTTCGGCAGAGTACTGACCACTGGTCAGCGACTCCGCGGCAAGCACGTGAATTCCCTGCTCGTCGCGGCGCGAGAGACCGAGGCTCCCCTGCTTGCCGCTCGTGTCAATGGTGAGAAGGATCATTGCTTACACGCCAGTCGGTGGATCTTCGCACAATTCAAGCAGAACTCCGCCGGCGCTTGAGGGGTGAATGAAGACGTAGAGATGCCCGCCCGCACCGACTTTGATCTCATCGGAGATGAAGCGCGTTCCGGCGGCTTTTAATCGCTCGATCGATCCGGCAATGTCATCTACGTGCAGTGCGACGTGGTGCAAGCCTTCGCCGCGCTTGGCGAGAAATCTTCCGATGGGCGAATCGTCTTCTGTAGGTTCAAGCAGCTCGATTCGGCTGCCGTCCATGGGAACCATCGCGAGGCGCACTTTTTCTGCGGCGACAGTCTCCTCGGGCATCACGTTCATGCCGAGCGTCTCGTAAAACTTCTTCGCCTGTGCGAGCGACTTCACTGCGATTCCAAGATGATCAATCTGAAACATCCTCACCCCACAAACTCGTTTCGCTCTTGGATGTCTAACGACGTCCCACGGTGCCGACAATTTCCTCAATTATCGTGTACGGGTCGCGTTTGTGGTCCGCAATCTCGGCGGCGTAGCGGCTGGCGGCGCCGTTGCCGAGATGCTCGCGCTCCACCTGCTCCATCAACGCGTCACGCAGCATTTCGACCAACCGGTTGCGCCAGTTCTGGATGCGCTTCTCGTGCCCGGCTTCGCTTTTGTCGAGGAACACGCGGTACTCATCGATTTTCTTCACCAACTCGGGAATGCCATCGCCCGTGTGGGCCACAGTCTTCACAATCGGCGGAATCCAGGCATCATGCCGCAGAGCCAGCCCCTGGAGAGCCCTGATCTCGCGTTCCACACGCTCGGCGCCATCGCGGTCAGCCTTATTGATGACGAAGATGTCGGCGATTTCCATGATGCCGGCTTTGATGGACTGCACATCATCTCCCATCCCGGGCACGAGCACGACGACCGTGACATCCGCGAGTTTCACGATGTCCACTTCATCCTGGCCAACACCGACGGTTTCTACCAAAACAAGGTCGCGGCCGCTGGCGTCGAGGATCGAAGTAACATCGGCGGTGGTGCGCGCCAGGCCACCGAGCGAACCACGAGTAGCCATGCTGCGGATGAAGATTCCGGGATCGGAGTAGTGACCCTGCATGCGAATACGATCGCCGAGAATCGCGCCGCCACTGAACGGCGAGGTGGGGTCAATGGCGACGATGCCTACCGTCTTCTCGGCCTTGCGGTACTCGCGTGCGACGCCGTCCACCAGCGTGCTTTTGCCCGCACCTGGTGCGCCGGTAACGCCGATAATCCCCGCGTTTCCGCTATGAGGAAAGAGCGCCTTCATCAACTCGCTGGCGTACGGGGAGCGGTTCTCGACGGCAGTAATCGCGCGCGCAAGAGCACGCAAGTCGCCGCTGCGAATCCGTTCCGCCCAATTCTTGATCTCGTCAGTCACAGTCGGTTGGTCCCAGAAAACTCTACAGTTTAGCCCATAGGCCGTGCCAAGCTTTGTGATGGATAATGAGTTGTGGCCCTCGGCATTTATATCTCTGTCCCGTTTTGCCGCACTAAGTGCTCTTTCTGCAATTTCGCGTCAGGGGTGTTCTCGCGGGAGCTTTTCGACCGCTACATCAATATCGTGGCCGAAGACATTGCGCGGGCCGAACAGATTGCGCCGGGCGCTCAGTTCGAGAGCGAGGTGGACTCGATCTATCTCGGTGGGGGGACTCCGAGTGTATTGGCCCCCGACCAACTGGAGCGACTTTTCCTCGCGGTTCACGAAAAGTTCAAAGTGAGCAACAACACCGAAGTCACAGTGGAATGCGCGCCGGGAACACTGACCCGCGAAATGCTGAACGCGCTGGTGGATTTCGGTGTGAACCGCGTGAGCCTTGGGGTGCAGTCGTTTGTAGATGAAGAGAGCCGTTCGGTCGGACGACTCCATACGCGCGAAATCACCTTCGCCGACATCAATTCCCTGCGCCAACATGGGATTGAAAACATCAGCGTGGACCTGATCGCCGGACTTCCGCACCAAACGCCCAAGAGTTGGCGTGAGTCGCTGCAGGACGTGGTGGACTCGCAGGTGCCGCACGTAAGTGTGTACATGCTTGAGGTCGATGAGGACTCCCGCTTGGGACGCGAACTGATGGCGGGCGGCACGCGCTACCATGCCCATTTTGTCCCCGATGACGACACCACCGCGGACCTCTATCAGCAGGCGTGCGACACACTGAACAAGGCTGGAGTAAGGCAATACGAAATCTCGAATTTTGCACGCCCAGAGAGCGAATCGCGGCATAACTTAAAGTATTGGTTGAGGCAGCCTTATCTTGGATTTGGGGTGGATGCTCACTCCATGCTGGCTTCGCAGAATTGCGAGGGACTGCGCTTCTCCACTGCCGACGACCTGGATCAATTCCTTGCCGGAGCGCCGCGAACGTTTCGCCATGTGAACCGGGCCGCAGCGGAAGACGAAGCATTCTTCCTCGGCTTGCGACTGAACCGCGGCGTCGACCTGAGCGCGATCGAGCAGGAGTCCGGGAAAGACCCCGTCGCACGTCGCGGCGCCGCACTCGAAGAACTCACAGAGGCCGAACTCCTCCAACGCGATCACTGCACCATACGTCTCACCGATCGCGGGCGGTTGCTCTCCAATGAAGTCTTTGAGCGGTTAACGCTTGCCGCGCCTCCCGAAGAGGAACGGCGGAACGAGTCGGCGAATCCGCCACTCATCGCAATTTCTCCGCCACCCAAGTAAACTCAAGTTTTGGACTCATTTATGAGCAGCACTGATACGAAGACACACTCCCCTGAAGCTGTGAAGCGCGCATCGGTTGTTGATCTGCGCTCCGACACGGTAACCAAACCGTCCCCCGAAATGCGTCGCGCGATGATGGAAGCCGAAGTTGGCGACGACGTTTACGGCGAAGACCCGACTATCAATCGACTTGAACATCGTGCCGCCGAAATCTTCGGACGCGAAGCAGCGATCCTCGTTCCGACCGGAACCATGGGAAACCAGATCGCAATCAAGATCCACACCCGCCCCGGGCAGGAAATTATTTGCGAAGAACGC
This window encodes:
- a CDS encoding Asd/ArgC dimerization domain-containing protein, producing the protein MTKTKNENTNWGMLFRVAIVGAATLKGREIKEVLSERNFPAQDVRLLDDEESLGQLEQVGDEATFIQSLVPEHLANVDFAFFASDPEFTQKTWKQSKQSGSEIIDLSYALENEPGVQLRSPWIEHELGTAELSLTTHPVVVAHPAAVVLALLLVRAKKAGAIRNAIATVFEPASERGKRGMDELHEQTINLLSFQQLPMTIFGTQVAFNMVDRFGAGSVHSLAESEQRILRHFKAIVGNAAPVPSLMLLQTPTFHGHGFSLYIELADGATLDQLREALSGEHVTLATETEAPNNVSAAGQEQVLVNVRRDPLKESGFWIWATSDNLRVSSTSAVECAELMAASRPRGQVQ
- the tsaB gene encoding tRNA (adenosine(37)-N6)-threonylcarbamoyltransferase complex dimerization subunit type 1 TsaB, which codes for MILLTIDTSGKQGSLGLSRRDEQGIHVLAAESLTSGQYSAELIPKFAAMLDRAALKKSDMHAFAVVAGPGSFTGLRVGLAAAKGFAEALNKPLTALSTLELIAAASQRESGSVVAAMDAGRSEIFLGHCEIHPKLEIRTLAELLVKQSELGDRVRELRAPMIVADEKIASFAREARLDVQDIPAPGVELAAALAFAQLDRGVTVRPDDLDANYIRRSDAEIFSATNL
- a CDS encoding CDP-alcohol phosphatidyltransferase family protein; the protein is MRRKDDDPGRQRRLRKGLYILPSLFTAVNIAAGYYAISQAIQAANNQGDPRHYDLAALAIGFAIVFDGLDGRVARMTNTTSDFGRELDSLADVITFGMAPAILAWLWGFHAMAMANTVLQGKLMRFGAVVTFLFLAAGACRLARFNIQLNPQPSNPGRPGKKYFVGMPIPGGAGVIASVVHFAHGYPIASWWMALIWAFFVLTLGFLMVSRWRFPSFKGVDFRQRHSARLIVVLCALVAMIILFSDWTLFVISITYMFWGIFSRLFYGFRRGSQMPPPSPDQVVHAD
- the mce gene encoding methylmalonyl-CoA epimerase, producing the protein MFQIDHLGIAVKSLAQAKKFYETLGMNVMPEETVAAEKVRLAMVPMDGSRIELLEPTEDDSPIGRFLAKRGEGLHHVALHVDDIAGSIERLKAAGTRFISDEIKVGAGGHLYVFIHPSSAGGVLLELCEDPPTGV
- the holA gene encoding DNA polymerase III subunit delta — protein: MKSFAPTERFVSEVEQRKLKAGYVFIGDEAFFRKQCRDAILTHLVPPDVREFSLYEMDLSDSGIGEVLDRARTPSLMAPFQVFFVRGTKNLYGRGKHDDEFAAIEDYFKNPNPDALIIFVADHISIPADVRKMDYQDKERYEKIRETLGDWCSLIEFARVEDNEAAKWALQIAQNQGVKLEQDAARELVDSLGGDMMLLANELEKLVLYVGEKKRITLGDVETMVLAAKQRSLYELTDAISQHDRVKALQVLDAILSTGDGEEAAIGHLYMLARTFRQMLVISERNVRDSRALWQVLWQGFRVPPFAAEDIIRQARRFKSRRELTRAIRLVAKADLAVRSNPPSKRLILENLILDLASEPRVIEPGWQQEELPV
- a CDS encoding DinB family protein — protein: MTLNQELHKQLLALLKGGNAHATLDEAVKDFPADKHGVKPQGVPYSAWQLLEHIRIAQHDILRFSKNHDGSYKSPKWPEGYWPESPEPPNAGAWEKTIKQIKADQKEFEELLGDTKTKLDEPFPWGDGQNLLRQALLIADHNAYHLGEIVAVRRMLGAWHG
- a CDS encoding DUF465 domain-containing protein, whose protein sequence is MASAVREQLLAHNDEFRRLSHEHTQYAQRLDSLTSKRYLSEDEKVEEVRLKKLKLRLKDEMEKLELQYKEQHHVA
- the lptE gene encoding LPS assembly lipoprotein LptE; this translates as MTAFRVSLIAIALAVVLSTGCGYHEAGKAVRIPPDVKTISIPIFENQTKTYHIEQIITNAVIHEMSSRTKYRIVSSPSDDVDATITGKVLTTESTPATYDSQTGRATTALVTVTASVKFVDRHGKVLFENNNYTFRDQYQLSADPLSFFEEDTVALHRMASDFSRTLVSNILEAF
- a CDS encoding fibronectin type III domain-containing protein, with product MKSLIISAILVLGSTVAMAQMASPDQRQAEHEQERASGIHDQVDVIAGPTVQQVTNRSAVLTWQTNKVAATRVNYGLDPNNLYQHAYLPGGSTEHQVALRNLRPHTTYYFLVENTYGQNRLTGTFTTQ
- the rimI gene encoding ribosomal protein S18-alanine N-acetyltransferase, whose amino-acid sequence is MSEFSIRQSVPFDLPAILQIERANESAAHWSEDAYQRLWTDLDAHRVAFIAERGGEVLGFIVGHQVADEWELENVAVALSAKRQGIGRDLVQRLVSIAEAAVGTRIFLEVRASNLPAQHLYEVLGFEQVGSRRNYYSNPQEDALLFEKKLTAISMKIR
- a CDS encoding phosphatidylserine decarboxylase encodes the protein MVRDGIYYVVAFVAVAILVGYFTIWPLAIIPLLLAFFFGWFFRDPERQIPQTVGAIVSPGDGKVTDIVTVDVNGEPRTRISVFLNIFNVHVNRSPIAGTIREVRYQKGKFGNAMGAISADANEQNIVTVEGEGQTVIFKQIAGLLARRIVFTKKVGDVVGRGERVGLIKFGSRVDVIFTSESDVSVKIGDHVAGGSTILAVARVAHGNAPVLSGTERGGAR
- a CDS encoding WD40/YVTN/BNR-like repeat-containing protein, which gives rise to MDRKYSALRSSAAVGILLFFCSFLLPAQVDPALFSQLQWRFVGPFRGGRCDSATGVPGNPAVFYFGSVGGGVWKTTDAGVTWKPIMDSQPVGSIGAIAVAPSNSDVIYVGSGEADMRSQISYGNGMYKSADAGKTWTHIGLEDTRQIGRVIVDPKDPNIVYVAALGHAYGANKQRGVFKSTDGGQNWQSILFKDDDTGAIDLAFDPQDSQTIYAAMWQTRRPPWNVYPASNGPGSGLYKSTDGGAHWSQLTNGLPTEGLGRIGIAIAPSDRNRVYAIVDAKQGGLYRSDDAGATWQLLDNERRIWGRGWYFGVIAVDPKNPDLVYISNTSMYRSTDGGKSFVSFKGAPGGDDYHGLWIAPEDGKRMIVASDQGTVVSLNAGETWSSWYNQPTAQIYRVATDNSYPYWIYGAQQDSGAIAVKSRSKYSSITERDWKGVEVGGESGMLAPDPNDPNTVFGGMVSKYQADLSQDQDVSPTLGREGTWRQTWTLPLVFSPADPHKLYFSHQVLFRSDNGGKSWAAISPDLTRDNPGVPANLDPITAKYGLDSPRKGVIYSIAPSPLDANLLWIGTDDGLIHRSTDDGKHWQNVTPAEITAWSKVATLEASHFDKNTAYAAVDRHRLEDYKPYIYRTRDGGKTWQQIAGNFNSYVNFIREDLVRPGLLFAGTELSLWVSFDDGEHWQSFQKNLPTVSMRDITIHGDDIVVATHGRGFYVMDNITSLRELKPQTNEEDAHFYKPQVATRTRPGGDEATPYPPEIPHGTNPLTGAIFDYYLKTDVPGPITLNIFDAKGTSIRKFSSENNPKQPDEKTLVFPAFWVKLPTPLATNAGAHRFVWDMHYELNGASGGYRQAAGTWALPGEYSAVLIVAGKTYKQPFTIRMDPRVKTTPADLQRQFAVSQRAAQVLAKLNAAVAKGTAIEKQLGTTSAPIEPFRQHLSAVLGPADLGYGASSTPIDTDTTSLRHLQGSFRSVLYALQSADAAPTPDQEAALVKFEQTFASTDKQWTAWLATDLPKLNDQLKAAGQKEISKGPEPEEDDFDYGNDKDRDQ